atataaactttataaaatttactcttaatggtttaaaggtcgttcatgaacggcagaggcaatgaGACAGGGACAATACTCACTAACTAACCATGTAGGAATATAATCagtgcccaggccccctctccaaccaatctaggaccaaggagggccaggtaacggctgttaatgactcagcaggtagacctagggACTTCCCCATACCCCCAttcttagttcaaaaggatggtaaggttgcaggcagtACAAGagactatcgaccttgagcggatctcgaaccccaatTAAGCAGATGACCAAGTAGGCACGTTTCTAATTGGCCATCACAACCCACTACTCAgttcatagttatttttttttttttttttcccttttaaatcaaatatttttttgtctTACGTAATTAATAGTACACATTAAAAAATtgcatgaatatatacacaaatgttaTGGGTCATTCTCTGAATCAAAGAATTGAAATAATATCGACGAGATTTCAGCATTGCAGTACGCCACTTACGTAACAGTACTTGCAAATATTAAGGATAGACAGAATCCACTGACCCAGGAAATCTAAAAACAAATGAATATCCTTCAAAGTATATCCTCGAAATACTGTTATCATTTTATTTACTTCCTCGATAAAGATACCATGATACAGAATACAGATAAATATGTTTTTTGCATGATTATATGATTGCAGGAAAACCTGGTGTTAGGTGCTAACAAAGAGGGGGAGGTTGAATGCTGTTAAAACTGTTTCAATTGAATGCAAACTTATATGCAAGCAGTTGAgaacaaaaatgtcataaaaattcaaacatgaaacacggcatggcaagcttaagcaggtggTTCTGTTAccagtgcgggagagagcaagagataaaaaaaaaataattgcattacAGTGTATGACCGTGTATGAAACACGAGTGGTGCAATACAGAAACGAATGGATTTCCCTTCTAGATTTCAGATATCGCTTTCCCAACGATCCAATTTCCCCATCAATGacttcttatgcaatttacatctGACCAATCCAGAGTACGTTACTATCTTCCCGAACTTTCGTGACCTGTGCTCCACGGTTTAAGCATAAGTTTTATAAAGGAAAAGTTCTCTGAATGGCATTTTTTTACATCCAATTTGCCTCTTATAACCTATGTACAGCGCTGAAGGACCCTCAGGGTCTCAGGGGTTGAAGCCTACTCATAAATTACATGCGTCATCTACTCAAAGATTCTTAAACGCAACTCTTTTCCTCCTTTCAGTCTTAGCTCCTTCAAATTTCCATGACACCACGTGTTTTTCAGTAGACGTCTTATAAACTGATACGTTTAAATCTCTATCAGAACATGTTTCGTTTTGAAAAGTATTAACAAGTAAGATTTGACGTAAGTATCATGTTGTATTTTTTCAAGCCAACATTAGAGTTTAAAAACTTGAAGCCTTTAAAATTTGAGGGGAAATGTTACACTATGAATAGAAAAAATGATGTGcacgaaaatgtaaaagaaaaaataacacctAAAAAAATCAAATTGGGTTGATTTACAACCCATAGATTAACTTTAGGCCATTTAATAAACTCCAGCCTAAGAATAGCAAAGTCAAATTGTGCAAAGCCTAATTCCCTAAGATAAAAACTAAATAGCCTTTGGTCTCGAATAACAAATGTATCTGAAACATACTGAAAAAAGCTTTCCTGACATCTATAGGTGACTTTCTGTACAAAAAAAGTACAGTACATTCGACCTTCAGTGGAGACCATTTACAGTCGGCCGTCAAGGATGGGAGGGGCTCAGTGGAAATTCCTTCTCTTTTAGCCCCTaaggacttccttcctcttcttctttctccttcaGGCTTCGACCTCTAAGACCATACGACTTCCTTTCTCTTCTCCGTTATATAAAGGCGCGTATTCTATTCCCTGACATCACAGTCCTCTTCTCTTACACATCATGATCGCTAAGGTAACAAATAGGAAGCGTTGAACCGTTGTGAAATTCTTGGGATTcttagatgtacagttggacacagaaattccagcCATCCGACTGATTGAGTGCATCCTGTCAGTCTGTCTCACCCTTACTGCTTGGCGAGTAATCAAACAGATAAGTTTAGGGAGCGATAGGTGGTCAGCCAGGCTATATGCAGCTCTTCAGTTagagtgacagggtgcacttcttcagagtgagaTGTACTAGGAATTTCTGTATCGAACTGTACCTATTAGAAGAAAATAAGTTCGCTGAGCTTCAAGTTCTCCAAACGATtctgttttatttactttattcattGGGGTTTAATATCCTCATTTTTAGCTATACGAGAACCATGACTTGAAATGCATAAATAATGTCAAATTTCGAAGTTACTGAATTCAGGAAATATATTCTCAGAATATGAATTATACAAACCTAACTAATTCCTTTTTTCTTATAGATTTGTTTGGCTTTGGCCTTCGTTGCCACTGTCTTAGGCGCCCCATCCCAGCCTTCCTATGGCTACGCCCCTCAACCTACTCACGAGGTAAGAATGGAATTATGCTTCTCGTAGGTATAAAAATGGTTCCAGTGAtatgtaattaatataaaaaaaaaaaaaagatttaaacgtcaattatttttattatatgtacAAATGTAGGGTAACTTATTTAgttcaaaaatatgataaaaaatctcatattaaataaaaaaaagtacccACAGGTCAATGGACTGCTTATCTTATAAACATCTAACCGAAATAATCCTCTAAAAGTTAGCATTAATAAATCTTTttgtgctgacaggaaccagccaagtacgacttcaactacgccgtcaaggacgactactcgggcaacgacttcggccaccaggaagcccgtgatggctacgacactcagggatcctactacgtcctCCTTCCCGACGGTCGCTTCCAGAAAGtgtcctacaacgtcaacggggactcgggtttcgtggctgaggtcacttacgagggagagcctCAGTACAACCCAGCGCCCTCTTATGCTTAAGACGTCTATTTATGAAAAGATGAACCGaaaatatttatgaaagatttttcttttctttttttcaaataaactatcGATTAGATGAATATCGTTTTTATTTGCTTACCCTTCAATTCAGTCGT
The window above is part of the Palaemon carinicauda isolate YSFRI2023 chromosome 11, ASM3689809v2, whole genome shotgun sequence genome. Proteins encoded here:
- the LOC137649900 gene encoding pro-resilin-like, encoding MIAKICLALAFVATVLGAPSQPSYGYAPQPTHEEPAKYDFNYAVKDDYSGNDFGHQEARDGYDTQGSYYVLLPDGRFQKVSYNVNGDSGFVAEVTYEGEPQYNPAPSYA